Within Pelotomaculum schinkii, the genomic segment GGATAAAGGAAACCTATGGGAAGCTGGCACAGCAGGGGCAAGAACGCCCGTGCGGCTGCGCTGAAAGCTTTTAGGGAGTGAAAGGGTACCGGCAGCCCCAGGGCAAACAGCGCGTCCCCGATTATCAGCCGGCAACCGGCCTCCTCCAGGGATTCTGCCAGAGCCCAGCGGTCAAGCGCAGAGACTATTAAAGCAACCTGCCCCTGCCGCGGCCAGCCGGCCTGGTTCTGGATAAACCGGACCAGTTCCTTTTCTACGGTATCCTTTATGCCGCTGCCGTCCACGAGCGGCGTACGGCGGACCTGGGCGGCCAGGCGCGCCCCATCCCTGAGCTGGTAGCGTCTGGTTCCCGCCCGCAGGTAGAGATTCACTCCCCCCAGACCAAGCGCGTCAACCTTGCCGTCCAGGTCACTGAGGAGTTTTGCCGCTCTGTCCAGGTCCCCGCCCGTACCGAAACGCTGAATGAGCAGCCGGCAACCGGAAACCTCATTTTCAACCTCATGGTCGCGCCCGGCTGAGCCCAGGCTGACACTAACCACCCGCTTCAACAAAACCGCTCCCGCCTTTACTGTCAGCTCGTACAAATGACGCACAAAGCATTTATCCTGAAAATATAAATTTTCATCCTTCTGCTGATGCCGCATCAGCAGCATGGTTGTCTAATGTACCTTTTGTGCCCAATGAATTCGCACCTTTTATACATTTTTGGGATTCGCTCTGCGAGCTGAACAGCTATTTTCAGGGAAGCAAAAGAACCGTCCCCCTGCTTCCGTTTTATTTTTAGTTATTATGATTGTGCAAAATAAATTTATCCCGCCTGTCCTGCCTCGCTGTATGAAGTTATTGCTTCACGGTACACTTCAAGAGTCCCCAGGGCGATACTCTGCCAATCGTAGACCGTAAGCACCTTTTTCCAGGCCTGCCTGCTCAAATCCCGGGCCAGACCAGGGTTGATTAAAATTTCCCGGATGTAGTAGGCCAAGAGGTCCGGGCGGCCCGGGGGCGCCTTGTAACCGTCCATCCCGTGTGAGACCACCTCGCT encodes:
- a CDS encoding quinate 5-dehydrogenase is translated as MVSVSLGSAGRDHEVENEVSGCRLLIQRFGTGGDLDRAAKLLSDLDGKVDALGLGGVNLYLRAGTRRYQLRDGARLAAQVRRTPLVDGSGIKDTVEKELVRFIQNQAGWPRQGQVALIVSALDRWALAESLEEAGCRLIIGDALFALGLPVPFHSLKAFSAAARAFLPLLCQLPIGFLYPLGKRQETSRPGFEHFYQKADIIAGDFHFLRYHLPADLSGKSIITSTVTAGDALELKRRGARWLVTAAPSLEGRSYGSNVLEAICVALLGGGPAANPTLYPGLLKEIGWGPRLERLN